The Streptomyces puniciscabiei genome contains a region encoding:
- a CDS encoding DinB family protein: protein MVTSSEHHESLTSDERAELLQALAEQRELLLITVRGLTDAEAARRTTVSELTLGGIVKHLARGERVWARIMAKGDGELPEGMLDLGRYRMADGDTLAALLAEYAAGTRALEAAVAALPGLGRTVPLPRTPWSPPETVHWSARRILLHLIRETAQHAGHADIIREALDGANTTAQR, encoded by the coding sequence ATGGTCACTTCTTCGGAGCACCACGAGTCTCTGACGTCCGACGAGCGCGCCGAGCTGCTGCAGGCCCTGGCCGAGCAGCGGGAGCTGCTGCTGATCACCGTGCGCGGACTGACCGATGCCGAGGCCGCCCGCCGGACCACGGTGAGCGAACTGACCCTGGGCGGGATCGTCAAGCACCTGGCGCGCGGAGAGCGGGTGTGGGCGCGGATCATGGCGAAGGGCGACGGCGAGCTGCCGGAAGGGATGCTCGACCTCGGCCGGTACCGGATGGCCGACGGCGACACCCTCGCCGCGCTGCTGGCGGAGTACGCGGCCGGCACCCGCGCACTCGAGGCGGCCGTCGCGGCTCTGCCCGGCCTGGGCCGGACCGTGCCGCTGCCCAGGACCCCCTGGTCGCCGCCCGAGACCGTCCACTGGTCCGCCCGGCGCATCCTGCTGCACCTGATCCGCGAGACCGCCCAGCACGCCGGGCACGCGGACATCATCCGGGAGGCGCTCGACGGCGCGAACACCACCGCGCAGCGGTGA
- a CDS encoding SDR family oxidoreductase, giving the protein MTDQRGDRPNPVTQHPRPDFPSQDQPHPGWTGPMDPPPDHGEDSYRGAGRLDGRKTVITGGDSGIGRAVALAFAREGADVLFTYLAEEENEARETSRLVEDAGRKAVAVSCDIREEANCRALIERAVAEFGRIDVLVNNAAYQMSQPEGIEAISTEQFDRVMRTNLYGMFWLTKFALPHIPAGGCVINSTSVQAYKPSPHLLDYATTKGAIVTFTQGLAQMVAERGVRVNAVAPGPVWTPLIPSTLPDTKEFGKQAPLGRPAQPAELAPAYVYLASPQASYITAEILNATGGTPLP; this is encoded by the coding sequence GTGACGGACCAGCGCGGTGACCGGCCGAACCCGGTCACACAGCACCCACGCCCCGACTTTCCCTCCCAGGACCAGCCGCACCCGGGCTGGACCGGCCCGATGGACCCGCCGCCCGACCACGGCGAGGACTCCTACCGCGGCGCGGGCCGGCTGGACGGCCGCAAGACCGTGATCACGGGCGGGGACTCCGGCATCGGCCGGGCGGTCGCCCTGGCCTTCGCCCGCGAGGGCGCCGATGTGCTGTTCACATACCTCGCCGAGGAGGAGAACGAGGCCCGCGAGACGTCCCGCCTGGTGGAGGACGCCGGACGCAAGGCGGTCGCCGTCTCCTGCGACATCCGCGAGGAGGCCAACTGCCGGGCGCTGATCGAGCGGGCCGTCGCCGAGTTCGGCCGCATCGACGTCCTCGTCAACAACGCCGCCTACCAGATGTCCCAGCCAGAGGGCATCGAGGCGATCAGCACGGAGCAGTTCGACCGGGTGATGAGGACCAACCTGTACGGAATGTTCTGGCTCACCAAGTTCGCCCTGCCGCACATCCCGGCCGGCGGCTGCGTCATCAACTCCACGTCCGTGCAGGCGTACAAGCCCAGCCCGCACCTGCTGGACTACGCCACGACCAAGGGCGCGATCGTCACCTTCACCCAGGGTCTCGCGCAGATGGTCGCCGAGCGCGGTGTCCGGGTCAACGCGGTGGCGCCGGGGCCGGTGTGGACACCGCTGATCCCCTCGACCCTTCCGGACACCAAGGAGTTCGGCAAGCAGGCCCCGCTCGGCCGCCCGGCCCAGCCCGCCGAACTGGCCCCGGCCTATGTGTACCTGGCCTCCCCGCAGGCGAGTTACATCACCGCCGAGATCCTCAACGCGACCGGCGGCACCCCGCTGCCCTGA
- a CDS encoding N,N-dimethylformamidase beta subunit family domain-containing protein, whose amino-acid sequence MGPAHDTTPPDGLGRRRFLVLSAGLGLGTAAACTAAPPHRHAAAAPDGRLRPEAERDAPGTADWRLASTGPPDAVAGYPDRVSVTPGEQFGLHVSTTAAAFRVSAFRVGWYGGRQARRIWRSERIPGRAQPAPRVLPATRTVRADWPVTLRVDTAGWPEGAYLLRLEAESGHQRYVPLIVRSTDGTGRTVLLHAPATWQAYNRWGGSSLYNGASGAYATRSLAVSFDRPYDGEGAEKFQVYEWALVVLAERLAIPLAYTTGVDVHRDPGVLRGAHAVVCLGHDEYWTPEQRAHVTAARDAGTNIAFLGANTCFRRIRLEPGEAADDRTVVCYKTAYRADPCYDSHPALVTTDYRLPPAPDPESSLTGVLYEGYPVDAPYVVRAADHWLYEGTGARPGEGFAHLVGVEYDRVTPGAPTPGPLEIIAHSPLICGGRAGHSDSAYYTAPSGAGVFATGTMRWVEGLVAGTGMFGRDHGMDARTRAFVTRTTENLLRTFAKGPAARHAPPPRANVRTVYGA is encoded by the coding sequence GTGGGTCCAGCACACGACACCACGCCGCCGGACGGCCTCGGCCGCCGGCGGTTCCTGGTCCTCTCCGCGGGCCTGGGCCTGGGCACGGCCGCCGCGTGCACGGCGGCACCGCCGCATCGGCATGCCGCCGCGGCCCCCGACGGACGGCTGCGGCCCGAGGCGGAGCGGGACGCGCCGGGCACCGCCGACTGGCGTCTGGCCTCCACCGGCCCGCCGGACGCGGTGGCGGGCTACCCGGACCGGGTGAGCGTGACCCCGGGCGAGCAGTTCGGGCTGCATGTGTCGACCACCGCCGCCGCGTTCCGGGTGTCCGCCTTCCGGGTCGGCTGGTACGGCGGCCGGCAGGCCCGCCGGATCTGGAGGTCCGAGCGCATACCCGGCCGCGCCCAGCCGGCGCCGCGCGTGCTGCCCGCCACCCGCACGGTGCGCGCCGACTGGCCGGTGACCCTCCGGGTGGACACCGCCGGCTGGCCGGAGGGCGCCTATCTGCTGCGGCTGGAGGCGGAATCCGGCCACCAGCGGTACGTTCCGCTGATCGTCCGCTCCACCGACGGCACGGGCCGTACGGTCCTGCTGCACGCCCCGGCCACCTGGCAGGCGTACAACCGCTGGGGCGGCAGCAGCCTCTACAACGGCGCGTCCGGCGCGTACGCGACCCGCTCCCTCGCGGTGAGCTTCGACCGCCCCTACGACGGCGAGGGAGCCGAGAAGTTCCAGGTGTACGAGTGGGCGCTGGTGGTGCTGGCCGAGCGCCTCGCCATCCCGCTGGCCTACACGACCGGCGTCGACGTCCACCGGGACCCAGGGGTGCTGCGCGGCGCGCACGCCGTCGTCTGCCTGGGCCACGACGAGTACTGGACGCCGGAGCAGCGGGCCCATGTGACCGCCGCCCGGGACGCCGGCACCAACATCGCCTTCCTCGGCGCGAACACCTGCTTCCGCCGCATACGGCTGGAGCCCGGGGAGGCCGCGGACGACCGTACGGTGGTCTGCTACAAGACCGCCTACCGCGCCGACCCCTGCTACGACTCGCACCCGGCCCTGGTCACCACCGACTACCGGCTCCCGCCCGCCCCGGACCCCGAGTCCTCCCTGACCGGCGTGCTCTACGAGGGCTATCCGGTCGACGCCCCCTATGTCGTCCGGGCCGCCGACCACTGGCTGTACGAGGGCACCGGCGCACGTCCCGGCGAAGGCTTCGCCCATCTCGTCGGTGTGGAGTACGACCGGGTCACCCCCGGTGCCCCCACGCCCGGCCCGCTGGAGATCATCGCGCACTCCCCGCTGATCTGCGGCGGGCGGGCCGGCCACAGCGACTCGGCGTACTACACGGCCCCCAGCGGCGCCGGGGTGTTCGCGACCGGCACCATGCGCTGGGTGGAGGGTCTGGTGGCGGGGACCGGCATGTTCGGGCGTGACCACGGCATGGACGCCCGCACCCGCGCCTTCGTCACCCGCACGACGGAGAACCTCCTGCGCACGTTCGCGAAGGGTCCCGCTGCCCGGCACGCCCCGCCGCCGCGCGCCAACGTCCGTACGGTGTACGGCGCCTGA
- a CDS encoding phosphotransferase encodes MQREFSIVVDRSKYQYAPTPWEQESWRASALDWVVEQLASHGLRASGELRVRLRPWSVLVRVAVQGRDAVWFKANPPASAFEGPLTAALARWVPEHVLRPLALDAERAWVLLPDGGELFRDVLAREPVEPRTWEELLRQYASMQQALTPHAHEIERLGVPATRTPDLPEAFDELLTHSTALRPEARERLERLRPRLVDWCAELASLGVEDSLDHADLHDGQLFRPVPGRFTFFDWGDAVVSHPFCSLRVPAEKARVRYGPQVVARLLDAYLEPWTGHGRSPAELRRAAHLAWRLSVLGRAASWGRAFPDASGTGPGAEQSSESLLEIFVDPPF; translated from the coding sequence GTGCAACGTGAGTTCTCGATCGTCGTCGACCGGAGCAAGTACCAGTACGCCCCGACTCCGTGGGAGCAGGAGTCGTGGCGGGCCTCGGCCCTGGACTGGGTGGTGGAGCAGCTCGCCTCCCACGGCCTGCGGGCGAGCGGCGAGTTGAGGGTGCGGCTGCGGCCGTGGTCCGTGCTGGTGCGGGTGGCCGTGCAGGGGCGGGACGCGGTCTGGTTCAAGGCGAATCCGCCGGCCAGCGCCTTCGAGGGCCCGTTGACCGCCGCACTGGCCCGCTGGGTCCCGGAACACGTCCTGCGGCCGCTGGCCCTCGACGCCGAGCGTGCCTGGGTGCTGCTGCCCGACGGAGGCGAGCTGTTCCGCGACGTGCTCGCCCGGGAGCCGGTCGAGCCGCGGACCTGGGAGGAGCTGCTGCGCCAGTACGCGAGCATGCAACAGGCCCTCACCCCGCACGCGCACGAGATCGAGCGGCTCGGGGTGCCCGCCACCCGGACCCCCGACCTGCCCGAGGCGTTCGACGAGCTGCTCACCCACAGCACCGCGCTGCGCCCGGAGGCCCGCGAACGGCTGGAGCGGCTGCGGCCCCGGCTCGTGGACTGGTGCGCCGAACTCGCCTCCCTCGGCGTCGAGGACAGCCTCGACCACGCGGACCTGCACGACGGCCAGCTGTTCCGTCCGGTGCCGGGCCGGTTCACCTTCTTCGACTGGGGCGACGCGGTCGTCTCGCACCCCTTCTGCAGCCTGCGGGTCCCCGCCGAGAAGGCACGCGTGCGGTACGGGCCGCAGGTCGTGGCCCGGCTGCTCGACGCCTACCTGGAGCCCTGGACCGGCCACGGCCGCTCGCCGGCGGAGTTGCGGCGCGCCGCGCATCTCGCCTGGCGCCTGAGCGTCCTGGGGCGGGCCGCGTCCTGGGGCCGCGCGTTTCCCGACGCGTCCGGCACCGGCCCGGGCGCCGAGCAGAGCTCCGAGTCCCTGCTGGAGATCTTCGTCGACCCGCCCTTCTAG
- a CDS encoding phospholipase C yields the protein MRSLGALAGAAALTVLGSNAPGWAAAPAAAQGGNSSTVTPIKHVVVLFDENISFDHYFATYPKAANTDGTKFTASKNTPKDIDTLAHAGLLKNNPNQYAPKRLSPSQAMTCDQNHNYGAEQLAYNGGRADQFVQNTEVDKCSGGLFGEPGLVMDYYDGNTVTALWNYAQHYSLSDRSFSSVYGPSTPGALNLISGQTHGVVSMDPASGTENPKQTSTPDAYTVKSPDAKGVGTVINDPDPAYDDCSDKDHTSTNALASMQGRNIGDLLNARKVSWGWFQGGFRPSTAWNGTSGSYAKCDTTHTNLGGAAVADYSPHHNPFAYYKSTANPHHLAPKTVSEIGHNGQANHNYDLTDFSAALKAGKLPAVSFVKAGEYQDGHAGYSDPTDEQHFLVNQINAIQSSPQWKSTAIVVAYDDSDGWYDHAYVAPKNGSADTSLGSNGKATDSPACQNGPQASGGYADRCGPGTRQPLLVISPYSKVNKVDHTLTNQASITRFIEDNWCTGRIGDHSFDATAGSLAGMFDFRHPNNKQVLLNADGSVRHVGPIRHVAAVSTSITPGPAMQNTAATTGTSGFPVLPVGLGVGALLAAGATGTYLTLRRKQQA from the coding sequence ATGCGGAGCCTGGGAGCGCTCGCGGGAGCCGCGGCGCTCACCGTGCTCGGCAGCAACGCGCCCGGCTGGGCGGCGGCGCCCGCCGCGGCGCAGGGCGGGAACTCCTCGACCGTGACGCCGATCAAGCACGTCGTCGTGCTCTTCGACGAGAACATCTCCTTCGACCACTACTTCGCCACGTACCCGAAGGCCGCCAACACCGACGGCACGAAGTTCACCGCGTCGAAGAACACCCCGAAGGACATCGACACCCTCGCGCACGCCGGGCTGCTGAAGAACAACCCGAACCAGTACGCGCCGAAGCGGCTGTCCCCGTCCCAGGCGATGACCTGCGACCAGAACCACAACTACGGTGCCGAGCAGCTGGCGTACAACGGCGGCAGGGCCGACCAGTTCGTGCAGAACACCGAGGTCGACAAGTGCAGCGGCGGCCTGTTCGGCGAGCCGGGCCTGGTGATGGACTACTACGACGGCAACACCGTCACCGCGCTGTGGAACTACGCCCAGCACTACTCCCTGTCCGACCGCAGCTTCAGCTCGGTCTACGGCCCCTCCACGCCCGGCGCGCTGAACCTGATCTCCGGTCAGACGCACGGGGTCGTCTCCATGGACCCGGCCAGCGGCACGGAGAACCCGAAGCAGACGTCGACGCCCGACGCGTACACGGTGAAGTCCCCCGACGCCAAGGGCGTGGGCACGGTCATCAACGACCCCGACCCGGCCTACGACGACTGCTCGGACAAGGACCACACCAGCACCAACGCGCTGGCCTCGATGCAGGGCAGGAACATCGGTGACCTGCTCAACGCCAGGAAGGTGAGCTGGGGCTGGTTCCAGGGCGGCTTCCGCCCGTCGACCGCGTGGAACGGCACGTCCGGCTCGTACGCCAAGTGCGACACCACGCACACCAACCTGGGCGGGGCCGCCGTGGCGGACTACAGCCCGCACCACAACCCGTTCGCGTACTACAAGTCGACGGCGAACCCGCACCACCTGGCGCCGAAGACCGTCTCGGAGATCGGCCACAACGGCCAGGCCAACCACAACTACGACCTGACGGACTTCTCCGCCGCGCTGAAGGCGGGCAAGCTGCCGGCCGTCAGCTTCGTCAAGGCCGGTGAGTACCAGGACGGCCACGCCGGCTACTCCGACCCGACCGACGAGCAGCACTTCCTGGTGAACCAGATCAACGCGATCCAGAGCTCGCCGCAGTGGAAGTCCACCGCGATCGTGGTCGCCTACGACGACTCCGACGGCTGGTACGACCACGCCTACGTCGCCCCGAAGAACGGCTCGGCGGACACCTCGCTCGGCTCCAACGGCAAGGCCACCGACAGCCCGGCCTGCCAGAACGGCCCGCAGGCGTCCGGCGGTTACGCCGACCGCTGCGGCCCGGGCACCCGCCAGCCGCTGCTCGTCATCTCGCCGTACAGCAAGGTCAACAAGGTCGACCACACGCTGACCAACCAGGCGTCCATCACCCGGTTCATCGAGGACAACTGGTGCACCGGCCGCATCGGCGACCACTCCTTCGACGCCACGGCCGGCTCCCTCGCGGGCATGTTCGACTTCCGGCACCCGAACAACAAGCAGGTGCTGCTGAACGCCGACGGCTCGGTCCGGCACGTCGGCCCGATCCGGCACGTCGCCGCGGTGTCCACCAGCATCACTCCGGGCCCGGCCATGCAGAACACGGCCGCGACGACCGGCACCTCCGGCTTCCCGGTCCTGCCGGTCGGCCTCGGCGTGGGCGCCCTGCTGGCCGCGGGTGCGACCGGCACGTACCTGACGCTGCGCCGCAAGCAGCAGGCCTGA
- the efeB gene encoding iron uptake transporter deferrochelatase/peroxidase subunit, protein MARRGFLRGATLAGAGLAAGAATPSSSATGAPEARSTAVAPFHGVRQASAVAAPRRCCVFASLDVTAESRAELTDLLRTLTDRARFLTSGGMPSPVGITGPPSDSGVLGGRLPAGQLAVTVGVGASLFDDRFGLAALRPRRLTAMPAFPDDDLQADWCHGDLSLQLHADEPDTTLHALRDIARHTRGAAQVRWRLDGFASPPRPSGTPRNLLGFKDGTANPDAGSAREMDRLVWVGRGMGEPDWAVGGSYQVVRLIRMLVEFWDRVSLGEQERMFGRVKESGAPLDGDHERDTPKYADDPKGDVIPLDAHIRLANPRTPATADQRLLRRAYNYDRGMDASGNLDMGLLFTCYQQDLRRQFETVQHRLAGEPLTDYISPFGGGYFFALPGVRDAQDWYGRGLFG, encoded by the coding sequence CTGGCCCGGCGCGGTTTTCTGCGCGGTGCCACGCTGGCCGGTGCAGGGCTCGCCGCCGGTGCCGCCACGCCCAGCAGCTCGGCGACCGGCGCCCCCGAGGCCCGCTCGACGGCCGTCGCCCCCTTCCACGGCGTCCGTCAGGCCTCCGCGGTCGCCGCCCCGCGCCGCTGTTGCGTGTTCGCCTCCCTCGACGTGACCGCCGAGAGCCGAGCCGAACTCACCGACCTGCTGCGCACGCTCACCGACCGGGCCCGCTTCCTCACCTCGGGCGGTATGCCGTCCCCGGTGGGCATCACCGGCCCTCCCTCCGACTCGGGCGTCCTCGGCGGCCGGCTGCCCGCCGGGCAACTGGCCGTGACGGTCGGCGTCGGCGCCTCGCTGTTCGACGACCGGTTCGGGCTGGCCGCGCTCAGGCCCCGGCGGCTGACCGCCATGCCCGCGTTCCCCGACGACGACCTGCAGGCCGACTGGTGCCACGGTGACCTCAGCCTCCAGCTGCACGCCGACGAACCGGACACCACCCTGCACGCGCTGCGCGACATCGCCCGGCACACCCGGGGCGCCGCTCAGGTCCGCTGGCGGCTCGACGGCTTCGCCAGCCCGCCCCGGCCCTCCGGCACCCCGCGCAATCTGCTGGGGTTCAAGGACGGCACCGCCAATCCGGACGCCGGCAGCGCCCGCGAGATGGACCGGCTGGTGTGGGTGGGCCGGGGCATGGGCGAGCCGGACTGGGCGGTCGGCGGCAGCTATCAGGTCGTACGGCTGATCCGGATGCTGGTGGAGTTCTGGGACCGGGTCTCGCTCGGCGAGCAGGAGCGGATGTTCGGGCGGGTGAAGGAGTCCGGCGCGCCGCTGGACGGCGACCACGAGCGCGACACGCCGAAGTACGCCGACGACCCCAAGGGTGACGTCATCCCGCTGGACGCGCACATACGGCTCGCCAACCCGCGCACCCCGGCCACCGCCGACCAGCGTCTGCTGCGCCGCGCGTACAACTACGACCGGGGCATGGACGCGAGCGGCAACCTCGACATGGGTCTGCTGTTCACGTGCTACCAGCAGGATCTGAGGCGGCAGTTCGAGACGGTGCAGCACCGGCTGGCGGGTGAGCCGCTGACGGACTACATCAGCCCGTTCGGCGGCGGCTACTTCTTCGCGCTGCCCGGCGTGCGGGACGCCCAGGACTGGTACGGGCGTGGCCTGTTCGGCTGA
- a CDS encoding EfeM/EfeO family lipoprotein, translating into MPLPRLGTRSARLRTAPAVFVVLGVALGGTLLAVSPGGPRHGRAAGDPSGHTVIEVSESHCGRGWTRPGPGVRTFDLHNTSDGPAEVYLEDPGSQAVYGEVEGIGPGTTRQLTVRLGKGAYAFKCVPDDADAVTGPTVHITAGRRGPGVAPVSEHDLIPPALAYQKWVGGGLDEVVRLTTRLKDAIDRADLAAARSAWLPAHLEYERLGAAYDAFGDADAAVNGTDAGLPGGVHDKDFAGFHRLEYGLWHGEPAGGLRAPAAALVKAVTGLRDTWSQTRMDPAQLGLRAHEILENTVQFELTGRTDYGSGSNLATARANLDGTREVLDRLRPLLTPRYAGLPGLDKDLDRARQTLDGLRHGDRWTPLGELSRAQREQTDAVLGDLVERLASVATLCDPRRTV; encoded by the coding sequence ATGCCGTTGCCTCGCCTCGGCACGCGGTCCGCTCGTCTCCGGACGGCGCCCGCCGTGTTCGTCGTCCTCGGCGTGGCCCTCGGGGGCACGCTCCTGGCGGTCTCTCCGGGCGGGCCGCGGCACGGCCGGGCCGCCGGCGATCCGTCGGGGCACACCGTCATCGAGGTGTCGGAGAGCCACTGCGGCCGTGGCTGGACCCGGCCCGGGCCCGGGGTACGGACCTTCGACCTGCACAACACCTCCGACGGCCCCGCCGAGGTCTACCTGGAGGACCCGGGCAGCCAGGCGGTGTACGGCGAGGTGGAGGGCATCGGCCCCGGCACGACACGGCAGTTGACGGTCCGGCTGGGCAAGGGGGCGTACGCCTTCAAGTGCGTGCCCGACGACGCCGACGCCGTGACCGGCCCCACGGTGCACATCACCGCCGGTCGGCGCGGCCCGGGCGTCGCGCCGGTCTCGGAGCACGACCTGATCCCGCCCGCGCTCGCCTACCAGAAGTGGGTCGGCGGCGGGCTCGACGAGGTCGTCCGGCTGACGACCCGGCTGAAGGACGCGATCGACCGGGCCGACCTCGCCGCCGCGCGGTCGGCCTGGCTGCCGGCGCATCTGGAGTACGAGCGGCTGGGCGCGGCGTACGACGCCTTCGGGGACGCCGACGCGGCGGTCAACGGCACCGACGCAGGGCTGCCCGGCGGGGTGCACGACAAGGACTTCGCCGGGTTCCACCGCCTCGAGTACGGGCTGTGGCACGGCGAGCCGGCCGGTGGGCTGCGGGCCCCCGCCGCGGCGCTGGTGAAGGCGGTGACCGGGCTGCGGGACACCTGGTCGCAGACCCGTATGGACCCCGCCCAGCTGGGTCTGCGCGCGCACGAGATCCTGGAGAACACCGTGCAGTTCGAGCTGACCGGCCGCACCGACTACGGCAGTGGCAGCAACCTCGCCACCGCCCGCGCCAACCTCGACGGCACCCGGGAGGTGCTGGACCGGCTGCGCCCGCTGCTCACCCCCCGGTACGCCGGTCTGCCGGGCCTGGACAAGGACCTGGACCGGGCCCGGCAGACCCTCGACGGGCTCCGGCACGGCGACCGCTGGACCCCGCTCGGCGAACTGAGCCGCGCCCAGCGCGAGCAGACGGACGCGGTCCTCGGCGACCTGGTCGAGCGCCTGGCGTCGGTGGCCACCCTGTGCGACCCCCGGAGGACCGTGTGA
- a CDS encoding polysaccharide deacetylase family protein: MARHGGRGWYGRMVAAAVGVTAVAAAASVWTAQAGQPGGGPARAGGSTGSVRHAAPRTTTVSADIAHASEAGAHAVNITIDDGPDPVWTPQVLQVLRENGVKATFCMIGPQAQAHPDLVRQVVAAGHRLCDHTVSHDTTMDKKPEAYQSQEILRAQQQITQASGGVAPMYYRAPGGAFTPYSRHLAASHGMRPLGWNVDSKDFERPGTGAIVATVQREVANGPTILFHDAGGDRSQTVAALRTLLPWLKQQGYSFGFPVR, translated from the coding sequence ATGGCGCGGCACGGTGGGCGGGGTTGGTACGGCCGGATGGTCGCGGCGGCGGTCGGGGTCACCGCGGTGGCGGCCGCCGCGTCGGTGTGGACCGCGCAGGCCGGCCAGCCCGGTGGCGGTCCGGCGAGGGCGGGTGGCTCGACCGGCTCGGTCCGGCACGCCGCGCCGAGGACGACGACCGTGTCCGCCGACATCGCCCATGCCTCGGAGGCGGGCGCGCACGCGGTCAACATCACGATCGACGACGGCCCGGACCCGGTCTGGACCCCGCAGGTGCTCCAAGTGCTGCGCGAGAACGGCGTGAAGGCGACGTTCTGCATGATCGGCCCGCAGGCCCAGGCCCATCCGGACCTGGTCCGGCAGGTGGTGGCGGCCGGGCACCGGCTGTGCGACCACACGGTGTCGCACGACACCACGATGGACAAGAAGCCCGAGGCCTACCAGTCGCAGGAGATCCTTCGGGCGCAGCAGCAGATCACCCAGGCGTCCGGCGGGGTAGCGCCGATGTACTACCGGGCTCCGGGCGGCGCCTTCACCCCGTACAGCCGGCACCTGGCGGCTTCGCACGGGATGCGTCCGCTCGGCTGGAACGTGGACTCCAAGGACTTCGAGCGGCCGGGCACGGGCGCCATCGTCGCCACCGTCCAGCGGGAGGTCGCCAACGGGCCGACGATCCTCTTCCACGACGCGGGCGGCGACCGCTCGCAGACGGTGGCCGCGCTGCGCACCCTGCTGCCGTGGCTGAAGCAGCAGGGCTACTCCTTCGGTTTCCCGGTGCGCTGA
- a CDS encoding GPR1/FUN34/YaaH family transporter, which produces MTNGTGGAEDTLENGVHRVVRPMRYYGSDARDGVIRMPPPGARRYDTDTGPPRPEALTRIMLRPLASSLPLGFFAFGTGSVLLSAVQLQWVPLMQTRPVTLLVLVFVVPLELLSGVFAFLARDSGAACALSVLGCAWAGTALVTLTGPPGRPSAGLAVFLLSVAPLMLVLSAAAIPGKPLFAALLLIGACRFALTGAYEAGGAAVLRTASGWTGVALAVFALYGGLALLLEETAQRTVLPLGRRGRARTSLQGDLGHQLDQAEREAGVRRQL; this is translated from the coding sequence ATGACCAACGGCACCGGAGGGGCGGAGGACACCCTGGAGAACGGGGTACACCGTGTCGTACGACCGATGCGGTACTACGGCTCAGACGCCAGGGACGGGGTGATCCGGATGCCGCCACCAGGAGCGCGGAGGTACGACACGGACACCGGGCCGCCGCGGCCCGAGGCGCTGACGCGGATCATGCTCAGGCCGCTGGCCAGCAGCCTTCCGCTGGGCTTCTTCGCCTTCGGTACCGGCAGCGTCCTGCTCAGCGCCGTGCAGCTGCAGTGGGTGCCCCTGATGCAGACCCGGCCGGTGACACTGCTGGTCCTGGTGTTCGTCGTGCCCCTGGAACTGCTCTCCGGCGTGTTCGCCTTCCTGGCCCGCGACAGTGGCGCGGCCTGCGCCCTGTCCGTGCTGGGCTGCGCCTGGGCGGGCACCGCGCTGGTCACCCTGACCGGGCCACCGGGCCGGCCCAGTGCCGGGCTGGCGGTGTTCCTGCTGAGCGTCGCCCCGCTGATGCTCGTGCTGAGCGCCGCCGCGATTCCCGGCAAGCCGCTGTTCGCCGCGCTGCTGCTGATCGGAGCGTGCCGATTCGCCCTGACCGGAGCGTACGAGGCGGGCGGTGCGGCCGTCCTGCGCACCGCGTCCGGCTGGACCGGCGTGGCCCTGGCCGTCTTCGCCCTGTACGGCGGCCTGGCCCTCCTGCTGGAGGAGACCGCCCAGCGCACCGTCCTCCCGCTGGGCCGCCGGGGCCGCGCCCGAACTTCCCTGCAGGGCGACCTCGGCCACCAACTGGACCAGGCGGAACGGGAGGCCGGCGTACGACGGCAGCTGTGA
- a CDS encoding DinB family protein yields the protein MTTTPPRLVPLLDQFDFACERLLRRLAGPVMDSGDGGDTRVEPMTDDEYFWEPVPGCWSVRRRADGPGPRATSLDGSGPWARDAAPYPHPWPPPVTTLAWRLSHLTEMLSLRADHTSGSRSATREDHPVSGDATGAIAAFETGVAAWRQALLGADDAALDAVGYCSYPYGSDAEEPFLDIVWWVNQEVLHHGAEIALLRDLYRVSGRIRRI from the coding sequence ATGACGACAACCCCGCCCCGGCTCGTCCCGCTGCTGGACCAGTTCGACTTCGCGTGCGAGCGCCTGCTGCGCCGCCTGGCCGGGCCCGTCATGGACAGCGGTGACGGCGGGGACACCCGGGTCGAGCCCATGACCGATGACGAGTACTTCTGGGAACCGGTGCCCGGCTGCTGGTCGGTCCGACGACGCGCGGACGGGCCCGGTCCGCGGGCGACCTCCCTGGACGGCAGTGGCCCGTGGGCTCGGGATGCCGCGCCGTACCCGCACCCCTGGCCACCGCCCGTCACGACCCTCGCCTGGCGGCTCAGCCACCTCACCGAGATGCTGTCGCTGCGCGCCGACCACACCTCCGGCAGCCGCTCGGCGACCCGGGAAGACCATCCGGTCAGCGGGGACGCCACCGGCGCGATCGCGGCGTTCGAGACCGGAGTCGCCGCCTGGCGGCAGGCACTGCTGGGCGCAGATGACGCGGCGCTCGACGCGGTCGGGTACTGCAGCTATCCGTACGGCAGCGACGCGGAGGAGCCCTTCCTCGACATCGTGTGGTGGGTCAACCAGGAGGTGCTGCACCACGGAGCCGAGATCGCCCTGCTGCGCGACCTCTACCGGGTGAGCGGGCGGATCCGGCGGATCTGA